The Microlunatus antarcticus genome window below encodes:
- the rpsO gene encoding 30S ribosomal protein S15: protein MALDAAEKKTIMEQYATHPGDTGSPEVQVALLSRRIAMLTEHLKEHKHDHHTRRGLMLLVGQRRRLLNYAAKTDINRYRSLIERLGLRR from the coding sequence ATGGCGCTCGACGCTGCCGAGAAGAAGACCATCATGGAGCAGTACGCCACGCACCCCGGTGACACGGGGTCTCCCGAGGTCCAGGTGGCCCTGCTCAGCCGGCGCATCGCGATGCTGACCGAGCACCTCAAGGAGCACAAGCACGACCACCACACGCGTCGTGGCCTGATGCTCCTGGTCGGCCAGCGGCGCCGGCTCCTGAACTACGCCGCGAAGACCGACATCAACCGGTACCGCTCGCTCATCGAGCGCCTCGGTCTGCGTCGTTGA